A stretch of the Uranotaenia lowii strain MFRU-FL chromosome 3, ASM2978415v1, whole genome shotgun sequence genome encodes the following:
- the LOC129752175 gene encoding uncharacterized protein LOC129752175 produces the protein MVNRRLMTELEEKHLLDNRQHAFRKGRGTSSYFCELDEKIQKAAEQHMHVEFVTLDIAKAYDRTWRHNILQHLNRWGIDGRMFSFIHDFLTGRMFRVVVGGTKSSRRCLENGVPQGSVLSVTLFLVAMQSIFDHVPEGIEILLYADDILVISTGPFASSVRKRLQKAIDIINSWAHNIGFQVSAEKSQLMHSCYRKHHGKAPPALQVSENTINKANCIKLLGVWIDKRLNFKKHINITKKDASKRLCLLRCISGRSKIGCRKTIASIGKSLIVPKITYGIEIVSRSGLEVFSRLTPTYNSIFRFASGAMPSSPIPSLMAEAGVLPFDLVAIEIFARCAMRFQQKAMEPTTTFSRASTWFENVVECKLPNIQNTSGLRQRRWNTPKPEIDWGIKKLVSAGENSNKTRVIFASHVDQKYKRHQHIYTDGSVRDGSVGLGVTSKEVEICLKLPESCSIFSAEAAAINHAIEIAEQSGKPTVIFSDSASCLSAIEGGSNPHPWIRRAENRCIENSIAVCWIPSHCGIVGNHKADFLADKGRTSFPMDNVIPYQDAHRWVHTLLRRHWEQEWINRNTSHLRKIKTNTFNWIDRKQRLEQRCLTRLRIGHTRITHSFLMERKDRPICEECQTILDVEHILLTCPKYQIERRRLGLDSSLKSILARDTNKETKVIEFLKSINLYDKI, from the coding sequence ATGGTCAACCGTCGTCTGATGACAgaacttgaggaaaaacaccttcTTGATAACAGACAACACGCTTTTCGTAAAGGAAGGGGAACCAGCAGCTATTTTTGCGAACTCGACGAAAAAATACAGAAAGCTGCTGAACAACACATGCACGTAGAATTCGTTACTCTGGATATCGCCAAGGCATACGACCGCACATGGAGGCACAACATTCTTCAGCACTTGAATCGATGGGGAATCGACGGCAGAATGTTTTCATTTATACATGACTTCTTGACGGGTCGGATGTTCCGAGTCGTCGTTGGTGGAACAAAATCATCACGCCGCTGTTTGGAGAACGGTGTTCCGCAGGGCTCTGTGTTGTCAGTGACACTTTTCTTAGTCGCGATGCAGTCAATTTTCGACCACGTACCGGAAGGAATCGAAATCCTACTTTACGCTGATGACATCCTGGTAATTAGTACGGGACCTTTTGCTTCATCGGTACGGAAACGACTCCAAAAGGCAATCGATATCATAAACTCATGGGCACACAATATCGGCTTTCAAGTATCCGCCGAGAAATCACAGCTGATGCACAGCTGCTACAGAAAACACCACGGAAAAGCTCCTCCCGCCCTGCAAGTTAGTGAAAATACTATTAATAAGGCAAATTGTATCAAACTTTTGGGTGTTTGGATCGACAAAAGACTGAATTTTAAGAAACACATAAATATAACTAAGAAAGATGCATCTAAACGACTATGTCTTCTTCGATGCATAAGTGGACGCAGTAAAATCGGATGCCGGAAAACCATCGCAAGTATCGGCAAATCGTTAATCGTCCCAAAAATTACCTACGGCATTGAAATCGTTAGCCGCAGCGGATTGGAAGTTTTCAGCAGATTGACTCCCACCTACAATAGTATTTTTCGATTTGCATCGGGTGCAATGCCGTCCAGCCCAATCCCTTCACTTATGGCCGAAGCGGGAGTGTTACCTTTTGATCTTGTAGCTATCGAAATTTTTGCTCGGTGCGCCATGAGATTCCAACAGAAAGCGATGGAACCGACAACAACCTTCTCACGGGCCAGTACATGGTTCGAAAATGTCGTAGAATGCAAATTGCCGAATATCCAAAACACCTCGGGACTCCGGCAGCGTAGATGGAATACTCCGAAACCTGAAATCGACTGGGGAATCAAAAAACTTGTCAGTGCTGGCGAAAATAGCAACAAAACCAGGGTAATCTTTGCATCTCATGTTGACCAGAAATACAAACGTCACCAACACATTTACACGGATGGGTCGGTGCGTGACGGTTCCGTCGGCCTAGGCGTCACAAGTAAAGAAGTCGAAATCTGCCTCAAACTCCCGGAAAGTTGCTCCATTTTTTCTGCCGAAGCTGCTGCTATAAATCATGCAATAGAAATAGCCGAACAATCTGGAAAACCTACAGTTATTTTTAGCGACTCGGCGAGTTGTCTCTCAGCCATTGAAGGAGGAAGCAACCCGCACCCGTGGATCAGAAGAGCTGAAAATAGATGCATTGAAAATTCGATTGCAGTTTGCTGGATCCCAAGTCATTGCGGCATCGTAGGCAACCATAAAGCAGACTTCTTGGCAGACAAAGGACGCACCAGTTTTCCAATGGATAATGTTATCCCGTACCAGGATGCACACCGATGGGTGCATACCCTACTCCGGCGCCACTGGGAACAAGAATGGATTAATCGGAACACCTCTCACCtgcgaaaaatcaaaactaacaCATTTAACTGGATTGACCGGAAACAACGACTCGAGCAGAGATGCCTCACCCGGCTGAGGATAGGACATACCAGGATTACCCACAGTTTCCTCATGGAACGGAAAGATAGACCAATTTGTGAAGAATGTCAAACCATCCTTGATGTTGAACATATCTTATTAACTTGTCCTAAATATCAAATTGAACGTAGGAGATTAGGTCTAGATTCttctttaaaaagcattttagcTAGAGATACCAAtaaggaaaccaaagttatagaatttctGAAATCAATCAATCTATACGATAAAATCTAA